The Pyrobaculum sp. 3827-6 genome has a segment encoding these proteins:
- a CDS encoding ATP-binding protein, which translates to MWELLLLLLLLALTMNDGVLVGIGKTGPVYLAMDRHVVITGSTRSGKTRLAKKIIARSGLPALVLDWHGEYGGLSIDARKLKFTFEKFDKKLLVEILGLSLNLNEPSIYFLYRAVRGRRLETLRDILTALEDFLVTTRSEVEMKAAIARRLEYVIDVFEEGVIPVDMLFKTKKTISINLSKLKLYEEKILVILFILSSLYNFLFEKGISRGPERLLVIDEAQNILGRGDVVKYLIFESAKYGLRIVLVSNEMPAQDLLVHCNLVITRPHYTYNIKTARAAVVRDNKITELWIV; encoded by the coding sequence GTGTGGGAACTCCTTTTGCTACTTCTGCTTCTTGCCCTTACTATGAACGACGGCGTGCTCGTCGGCATTGGGAAGACCGGGCCGGTGTACCTCGCCATGGATAGACACGTCGTAATAACCGGCTCCACCAGGAGCGGCAAGACGAGGCTAGCCAAGAAGATAATCGCCAGGTCAGGACTGCCTGCGCTGGTGCTGGACTGGCATGGGGAGTACGGAGGTCTTTCTATAGATGCCAGGAAGCTGAAGTTCACCTTCGAGAAGTTCGACAAGAAACTTCTAGTGGAGATACTAGGCCTGTCGCTTAATCTCAACGAGCCGAGTATCTACTTCCTCTACAGAGCAGTGAGAGGCAGGCGGCTGGAGACTCTGAGGGATATCCTCACCGCGCTGGAGGATTTCCTAGTCACCACTAGGAGCGAGGTGGAGATGAAGGCGGCGATAGCCCGGAGGCTGGAATATGTAATTGACGTCTTCGAAGAGGGGGTAATACCCGTCGACATGTTATTCAAGACAAAGAAAACTATATCAATAAATCTTTCAAAACTAAAACTATATGAAGAAAAAATTTTAGTAATTTTATTCATACTGTCATCATTATATAATTTTTTATTTGAAAAAGGTATTAGCAGAGGCCCGGAGAGGCTATTGGTAATAGACGAGGCGCAGAACATCTTGGGGAGAGGCGACGTGGTGAAGTACTTAATTTTCGAAAGCGCAAAGTACGGGCTCAGGATAGTGCTTGTGAGCAACGAAATGCCGGCGCAGGACCTCCTCGTCCACTGCAATCTTGTAATCACGAGGCCTCACTACACCTACAACATAAAGACGGCGCGCGCCGCTGTGGTGAGGGACAACAAAATCACAGAGTTATGGATAGTGTAG
- a CDS encoding FHA domain-containing protein, which produces MLLLVLLLAAAAWGVTVVDDAGLERLSFAPGESVYVYFDEPGLASVEVVDVSTGHVVVKRDFEVRITGKYLLWRTTPNTAQGEYRVYIVHNGLPYIYNITIGGRLPPLVVPLVAVAVAGAVVAALWVASRRGVVKVFKPPVRGEPVYFLQLPTGVRLQVRGSYMVFGREFFARVGVPQELLKYISRVHFAITFSGGAYYIEDLGSKNGTFLNGRSIRGLGAQLLRPGDIISVAQVVNLQFLGGRST; this is translated from the coding sequence ATGCTTTTGCTGGTTCTGCTTCTGGCGGCGGCGGCGTGGGGGGTAACCGTTGTCGACGACGCGGGGCTGGAGAGGCTTAGCTTTGCGCCTGGGGAGAGTGTGTATGTGTATTTTGACGAGCCGGGGTTGGCCAGCGTCGAGGTTGTGGACGTGTCTACGGGGCATGTGGTTGTTAAGAGGGATTTCGAGGTGAGGATCACCGGCAAGTACCTTTTGTGGAGGACTACTCCCAACACGGCGCAGGGGGAGTACCGGGTGTATATAGTTCACAACGGGCTTCCGTATATCTACAACATAACTATTGGGGGGCGGTTGCCTCCGCTTGTTGTGCCTCTCGTGGCTGTGGCTGTGGCCGGCGCGGTGGTGGCTGCGCTGTGGGTGGCCTCTAGGCGGGGGGTGGTGAAGGTGTTTAAGCCTCCCGTCAGGGGGGAGCCTGTCTATTTTCTGCAGTTGCCTACCGGCGTTAGGCTTCAGGTGAGGGGGTCGTATATGGTTTTTGGTCGTGAGTTTTTTGCTAGGGTGGGTGTTCCGCAGGAGTTGCTTAAGTACATCAGCAGGGTTCACTTCGCTATTACTTTTTCGGGTGGTGCCTACTATATCGAGGACTTGGGTTCTAAGAACGGCACTTTTCTAAATGGGAGGTCTATAAGGGGGTTGGGGGCGCAGTTGCTGAGGCCGGGGGATATTATCTCGGTGGCGCAGGTGGTTAATCTACAGTTCCTGGGTGGTAGATCCACATGA
- a CDS encoding ATP-binding protein — MIRRICLDHFRGVKRGCVELGRRALIHGPPNSGKTTYLEALALLVQSRGEQWLALEGPLLIIHEPEDLHHGGDLDKPFAVEFTAEVGAGEVSYGYRYATATNYVEQWVGAGGRLLARMAKRGERGVLTHPVEAELCAAPYAVMNEDALITCAAVESEELRAAERTLMELRIGLKDKFYFISGRRLAAWKYTYETHVDLMPQTSVGPEGQFTPHHLSRVLTLPSYEPVREALYAYLPAAGVEDVRVGLVKSGRVALYVKKGGLWTNAYNAGSYTKAVLPVLLQMLLANEGSAVFIDDADLAVPSDKAEALLSTLLEIAERRRLQLVAAAREPAFARAAEKLGMDIAAL; from the coding sequence ATGATAAGGAGGATATGTCTAGACCACTTCAGAGGGGTGAAAAGGGGTTGCGTGGAGCTGGGGCGCCGCGCCCTCATCCACGGCCCCCCAAACTCGGGAAAAACCACGTACCTAGAGGCCCTCGCCCTCCTCGTCCAGAGCCGGGGCGAGCAGTGGCTGGCGCTTGAGGGCCCCCTCCTAATTATCCATGAGCCCGAGGACCTGCACCACGGGGGCGATCTCGACAAGCCCTTCGCCGTGGAGTTCACCGCTGAGGTGGGGGCCGGCGAGGTCAGCTACGGCTACAGATACGCCACTGCGACGAACTACGTGGAGCAGTGGGTCGGGGCGGGGGGGAGGTTGCTGGCGAGAATGGCGAAGAGGGGGGAGCGCGGCGTCTTGACGCACCCCGTGGAGGCGGAGCTCTGCGCCGCGCCGTACGCGGTGATGAACGAAGACGCGCTCATAACCTGCGCCGCTGTGGAGAGCGAGGAGCTCAGAGCCGCCGAGAGAACCCTCATGGAGCTGAGGATAGGGCTGAAAGACAAGTTTTACTTCATCAGCGGGAGGAGGCTCGCCGCGTGGAAGTACACCTACGAAACCCACGTAGACCTCATGCCGCAGACCAGCGTGGGGCCGGAGGGGCAGTTCACACCCCACCACCTCTCCCGGGTCCTAACCCTCCCCTCCTACGAGCCGGTTAGAGAGGCCCTCTACGCCTACCTACCCGCCGCAGGGGTGGAGGATGTCCGCGTCGGCCTTGTGAAAAGCGGCAGAGTGGCGCTGTACGTGAAGAAGGGCGGGTTGTGGACCAACGCCTACAACGCCGGTAGCTACACCAAGGCAGTCCTCCCAGTCCTCCTCCAGATGCTCCTAGCCAACGAAGGCTCCGCGGTCTTCATAGACGACGCAGATCTCGCGGTGCCCAGCGACAAAGCCGAGGCGCTCCTGTCCACCCTGCTGGAGATCGCCGAGAGGAGGCGCCTCCAGCTCGTCGCCGCCGCCAGGGAGCCCGCCTTCGCCCGCGCCGCCGAGAAGCTCGGCATGGACATCGCCGCTCTGTGA
- a CDS encoding M48 family metallopeptidase, whose translation MQAVELIQLLKDKYKKESYKAALVGTYKDGRYVDPPPLQTNLSLFLAPLALSVAPLLAVKDLYIQWALGVSLISITYMALYIYLKKNCFIPDAVKVVRTNYGDVEYLRRNKLEILENPQRLPGDYEYYYAPVNVCVARDRRPNAFTLDGPRGPVVYFTTGIFARLSPEELQAVLEHERGHIEYRHTHKLLAFLISEYTLRIPLVHLVYAKYSITLLAIHLIGVALLYTAMLQAFEFEADKYAARRHRERLVSALVKLDWNGIVESLLNPVAARLTLLARTHPLTIDRIRKLHAIPY comes from the coding sequence GTGCAGGCAGTAGAATTAATACAGCTTCTCAAGGATAAATACAAAAAAGAGAGCTATAAGGCGGCCCTGGTCGGGACGTATAAGGACGGGAGGTATGTAGACCCCCCGCCGTTGCAGACAAACCTATCCCTCTTCCTAGCCCCCCTGGCTCTTTCAGTAGCCCCACTCCTGGCGGTCAAAGACCTATACATACAATGGGCACTCGGGGTGTCCCTCATATCCATCACCTACATGGCGCTGTATATATACCTAAAGAAAAACTGCTTTATCCCAGACGCGGTCAAGGTGGTGCGGACTAACTACGGAGACGTGGAGTACCTCAGGAGGAACAAGCTAGAGATCTTGGAAAACCCCCAGAGGCTACCGGGGGACTACGAGTACTACTACGCGCCTGTCAACGTGTGCGTGGCCAGAGACAGACGCCCCAACGCCTTCACTCTAGACGGGCCGCGAGGCCCCGTCGTCTACTTCACCACTGGCATATTCGCCCGGCTGTCCCCCGAGGAGTTGCAGGCGGTGCTGGAACATGAGAGGGGGCATATCGAATACCGCCACACCCACAAACTACTTGCCTTCCTAATCTCTGAGTACACCCTCAGAATCCCCCTCGTACACCTGGTCTACGCCAAGTACTCAATAACGCTTCTCGCGATACACCTCATAGGCGTGGCTCTTCTCTACACCGCCATGCTCCAGGCTTTTGAATTCGAGGCAGACAAATACGCGGCGCGGAGGCACAGGGAGAGGCTGGTCTCGGCGCTGGTTAAGCTGGACTGGAACGGCATAGTAGAGTCGTTGCTAAACCCCGTAGCCGCTAGGCTGACTCTGCTAGCCAGGACGCACCCCCTCACAATAGACAGAATACGTAAACTCCATGCAATTCCTTACTAG
- a CDS encoding DNA-directed RNA polymerase, with protein MPFRLVEAEDYVRIPPTEFGKPLEDIALQQLKSRYEGRVLREVGYVVAVLKAEVGREGKIVFGDGGTYHKAVFTMLTYMPLDGEVVEGVVENVREMGMLVRIGPILGFINKIHVMDEPNIFFDASTKSYIGERTKRKVSAGDVVRARITGVSFTTPREGTDLLLRVTLTMRMPGMGKLEWLREKKPAAKKT; from the coding sequence GTGCCTTTTAGATTAGTCGAGGCGGAGGACTACGTGCGGATCCCCCCCACGGAGTTTGGAAAGCCGCTGGAGGACATCGCCCTACAGCAGTTGAAAAGCCGATACGAGGGGAGGGTGTTGAGAGAGGTTGGGTACGTCGTGGCGGTGTTGAAGGCCGAGGTGGGGCGCGAGGGGAAGATCGTCTTCGGCGACGGCGGGACCTACCACAAGGCTGTATTCACAATGCTGACGTACATGCCTCTAGACGGCGAGGTGGTGGAGGGCGTCGTGGAGAACGTCAGGGAGATGGGCATGCTAGTCAGAATCGGGCCAATCCTCGGCTTTATAAACAAGATACACGTCATGGACGAGCCCAACATATTCTTCGACGCAAGCACCAAGAGCTACATCGGCGAGAGGACAAAACGCAAGGTGTCGGCCGGCGACGTGGTGAGGGCCCGCATCACCGGCGTCAGCTTCACCACCCCCAGAGAGGGCACAGACCTCCTCCTCAGAGTAACCCTCACCATGAGGATGCCCGGCATGGGCAAGCTGGAGTGGCTAAGGGAGAAAAAGCCGGCGGCTAAGAAGACATGA
- a CDS encoding DNA-binding protein has protein sequence MADIRTLSRTYNDKTDSFRIKLITIKFLREQVQNAKGNLVTFRPSKVAQDLHLYGRQDLRAKTVLIRAFLDDLVQRGYITIIKRSARGKVYGLYKANKFWDMLSIYEPEKVLEFLESEKIQQ, from the coding sequence ATGGCCGACATCCGGACCCTCTCACGAACTTACAACGACAAAACAGACTCTTTCCGTATCAAGCTCATCACAATCAAATTCCTCCGGGAGCAGGTGCAAAACGCCAAGGGAAACCTCGTGACCTTCCGCCCCTCAAAGGTGGCGCAGGACCTCCATCTCTACGGGAGGCAGGACCTAAGAGCCAAGACTGTGTTGATAAGAGCTTTCCTAGACGACTTGGTCCAGAGGGGCTACATCACGATAATTAAGAGAAGCGCGAGGGGAAAGGTGTACGGCTTGTATAAAGCCAACAAGTTCTGGGATATGCTGTCGATATACGAACCGGAGAAGGTTCTGGAGTTTTTAGAGTCAGAAAAAATTCAGCAGTAG
- a CDS encoding HIT domain-containing protein, whose protein sequence is MDYRVVYAPWRYRYIKNIGKEGCFLCRAAGEPHRDDENLVPHRGRHVFAILNKYPYTWGHVMIAPYRHISQFEEMSTEEWIEMVALARRLTQTLAKIVGARDFIIGINVGRAAGAGLESHIHLHIIPKDTDVPATDDLDLALIQLTRDLRRAL, encoded by the coding sequence GTGGACTACAGAGTTGTCTACGCCCCGTGGCGCTACAGATACATAAAAAACATAGGGAAGGAGGGGTGCTTCCTCTGCAGAGCGGCTGGCGAGCCCCACCGAGACGACGAAAACCTTGTCCCCCACAGAGGGAGGCACGTATTCGCCATACTCAACAAATACCCCTACACCTGGGGACACGTAATGATCGCCCCCTACAGACACATCTCCCAGTTCGAAGAGATGTCTACTGAAGAGTGGATCGAGATGGTGGCACTCGCCAGGAGGCTCACGCAGACCCTGGCGAAGATCGTCGGCGCCAGGGACTTCATAATTGGAATAAACGTGGGCCGCGCCGCCGGGGCGGGGCTGGAAAGCCACATACACCTCCACATAATCCCCAAAGACACTGACGTGCCCGCAACCGACGACCTGGACCTCGCTCTTATACAGCTAACCCGCGACCTGCGGAGGGCCCTATGA
- a CDS encoding NDP-sugar synthase has product MAECGIILAGGFATRLRPLSYTKPKPLFPVLGRPVIDWVIERVAEVAEPVVSARYLSYVIRNHVGARWGGRVRVVEEDRPLGDGGAVVNVVRSLGLRGPLIVANGDVFTDLSVRGLWEFHKKSGGAVTIALVEVPQEEVGRFGIAVVDGGGRVRRFVEKPREPVGSNLANAGFYVFEPEAVAEFPDVNAGEVKIAKHIIPRLMEKFDVYGYVHRGLWFDIGTHSDYLRANFAALDKCGCAKELPGVKIIPPVYIGEGVSVGAGSVLGPYVVVGSGSRLGPGVRVRESVLMDGVVAEAGAYVARSIVGEGVVLGRWTRVVEAVVADGVYVRDEVYIGRGASVGPNREVEQDVRDGEILP; this is encoded by the coding sequence GTGGCTGAGTGTGGAATTATTTTGGCGGGCGGCTTCGCCACGAGGCTTAGGCCTCTTAGCTACACCAAGCCGAAGCCGCTGTTTCCCGTGCTGGGGAGGCCGGTAATTGACTGGGTGATTGAGCGGGTGGCGGAGGTGGCCGAGCCGGTTGTGTCGGCGAGGTACCTCTCCTACGTAATTCGGAACCACGTGGGGGCGAGGTGGGGGGGCAGGGTTAGGGTGGTGGAGGAGGACAGGCCGCTGGGGGACGGGGGGGCTGTGGTGAATGTGGTTAGGAGTCTAGGGCTTAGGGGGCCGTTGATTGTGGCTAACGGCGACGTCTTTACGGACCTCTCCGTTAGGGGCCTCTGGGAGTTTCACAAGAAGAGCGGCGGCGCTGTGACGATCGCCTTGGTGGAGGTTCCGCAGGAGGAGGTGGGGAGGTTCGGCATAGCTGTTGTGGACGGCGGCGGGAGGGTTAGGAGGTTTGTGGAGAAGCCTAGGGAGCCGGTGGGGAGCAACCTGGCCAACGCCGGGTTTTACGTATTTGAGCCCGAGGCGGTGGCGGAGTTCCCAGACGTCAACGCGGGGGAGGTGAAGATTGCGAAACACATAATCCCGAGGCTTATGGAGAAGTTCGACGTGTATGGATACGTGCACCGGGGGCTTTGGTTCGACATCGGCACCCACTCCGACTACCTGAGGGCAAACTTCGCGGCTTTGGATAAGTGCGGCTGCGCGAAGGAGTTGCCGGGGGTTAAGATCATCCCTCCGGTGTACATCGGCGAGGGGGTGTCGGTGGGGGCTGGTAGCGTGTTGGGGCCCTACGTGGTGGTGGGTAGCGGCAGTAGGCTGGGGCCGGGTGTGAGGGTTAGGGAGAGCGTGTTGATGGACGGCGTGGTGGCCGAGGCGGGGGCCTACGTGGCGAGGTCTATCGTGGGGGAGGGGGTTGTGCTTGGGAGGTGGACGCGGGTGGTGGAGGCCGTCGTGGCGGACGGGGTCTACGTGCGGGACGAGGTCTACATCGGGAGGGGGGCCTCGGTGGGGCCGAACAGGGAGGTGGAGCAGGACGTGAGAGATGGGGAGATTCTGCCCTAG
- the spt4 gene encoding transcription elongation factor subunit Spt4 — translation MSAKRKTLSGYKACKRCKLVVPEDAKQCPNCGSEEFALRWRGMIAVIDPAKSCIAKRLGIEKSGIYALEIVEE, via the coding sequence ATGAGCGCCAAGAGGAAGACGCTAAGCGGCTACAAGGCGTGCAAGCGGTGCAAGCTAGTGGTGCCAGAAGACGCGAAGCAGTGCCCCAACTGCGGCTCTGAGGAGTTCGCCCTGAGGTGGCGCGGCATGATAGCAGTAATCGACCCCGCCAAGTCGTGCATCGCCAAGAGGCTCGGCATAGAAAAAAGCGGGATATACGCCCTAGAAATAGTAGAGGAGTAG
- a CDS encoding BtpA/SgcQ family protein gives MIIGVLHLLQIDDTDYLNHAVRNAKRLEEAGVDAIIVENYYDAPYKPRADLRRAIAVAVAARDVVREVSVPVGVNLLRNACRKAALVAKYAGGRFIRCNAYTDIVLTESGVLTPEAPYLREVKVLADVHVKHGRSIYPPTLAEAVETATTRARPYAIVITGGKTGEPPDPVDIAVARAHTDLPVLVGSGICFNTLTLLKIADGAIVGTCLKKGREIDVEKAKRLVREAKNTLSPRRRLSL, from the coding sequence GTGATTATCGGAGTGCTCCACCTACTGCAGATCGACGACACCGACTATCTAAACCACGCCGTTAGAAATGCCAAGAGGCTGGAGGAGGCGGGGGTAGACGCCATAATTGTGGAGAACTACTACGACGCCCCCTACAAGCCCCGCGCCGACCTCCGGAGGGCCATCGCAGTCGCCGTGGCCGCCCGCGACGTGGTGCGGGAGGTGTCGGTGCCGGTCGGCGTGAACCTACTACGCAACGCCTGTAGAAAGGCGGCCCTCGTCGCGAAATACGCCGGCGGCAGATTTATAAGATGCAACGCCTACACAGACATAGTGCTTACAGAATCCGGCGTGCTGACCCCCGAGGCCCCCTACCTAAGAGAGGTCAAGGTGCTGGCAGACGTCCACGTAAAACACGGCCGCTCCATCTACCCCCCGACGCTGGCGGAGGCGGTCGAGACCGCCACAACCAGGGCGAGGCCCTACGCCATTGTGATAACAGGCGGAAAGACGGGGGAGCCCCCAGACCCAGTGGACATAGCCGTCGCGAGGGCCCACACAGACCTGCCGGTGTTGGTGGGGAGCGGAATCTGCTTCAACACCCTAACCCTCCTCAAAATCGCCGACGGGGCAATCGTAGGCACTTGCCTAAAAAAGGGCAGGGAGATAGACGTGGAAAAAGCCAAGAGGCTGGTGAGAGAGGCTAAAAACACGCTGAGCCCAAGAAGAAGGCTCTCGCTCTAG
- a CDS encoding PP2C family serine/threonine-protein phosphatase, with amino-acid sequence MIAVALYTPLLGFATGAADGTQPRLICNSPPQLKKPRRCRNPLVAAGVYSAKGPRPNNEDAALAVIYRQDKQIYSLAAVADGVGGLRKGEVASHVAVCRLAEVFISHVTRGAARTTQWRTWIKDAIDAVHRAVVEKAGGGATTLTVAIYDGQLLHVANVGDSPAYLDGGIVTTELDEQGSYITQALGHRSYTAPHYYSRPLHAKRHEVVLVTDGVDDVLKKEGKELYKTPAKTPLCKACRLVNTALARGGRDNATAAVMWIYHPGTVD; translated from the coding sequence ATGATAGCCGTAGCGCTGTACACACCCCTCCTCGGCTTCGCAACAGGCGCCGCAGACGGGACACAGCCGCGTCTAATATGCAACAGCCCGCCACAGCTAAAAAAACCCCGCAGATGCCGAAACCCGCTGGTAGCCGCCGGCGTCTACAGCGCCAAAGGCCCGAGACCCAACAACGAGGACGCGGCCCTCGCGGTGATCTACCGACAAGACAAGCAGATCTACAGCCTAGCCGCCGTCGCCGACGGCGTAGGCGGCCTCCGCAAAGGAGAAGTCGCCAGCCACGTCGCCGTCTGCCGCCTCGCGGAGGTCTTCATAAGCCACGTCACCAGAGGCGCCGCGCGGACAACCCAGTGGAGAACCTGGATAAAAGACGCCATAGACGCGGTACACCGCGCAGTCGTAGAAAAGGCAGGCGGAGGAGCCACGACCCTGACAGTGGCGATCTACGACGGCCAGCTCCTCCACGTGGCAAACGTCGGCGACAGCCCAGCCTACCTAGACGGAGGCATAGTAACCACGGAGCTCGACGAACAGGGAAGCTACATAACCCAGGCCCTGGGCCACAGAAGCTACACAGCACCTCACTACTACAGCCGCCCGCTACACGCCAAGCGGCACGAGGTGGTGCTAGTCACAGACGGGGTAGACGACGTGTTGAAAAAAGAGGGGAAAGAGCTTTACAAAACGCCAGCAAAAACCCCCCTCTGCAAAGCCTGCCGCCTAGTCAACACAGCCCTCGCCAGAGGCGGGCGCGACAACGCCACAGCCGCCGTCATGTGGATCTACCACCCAGGAACTGTAGATTAA
- a CDS encoding FHA domain-containing serine/threonine-protein kinase translates to MSGEGLLSVGAVLGGTYKVVRQLGRGGMAVVWLVEDKEKNLYALKEPIVKGVSPEKAKQHIAFIDHERKILAQISHPNVLKLYGAYKMKYGGMEPVIILTEYLDGGSLRDIKEPMSAKELRDTARQILEGLAAVHKLDIIHRDIKPSNIMRGRGGLKIVDFGTALHRFEKALQIVISPGCYTAPEQSAGESLPQSDVWSVGATLIYLATKELPYKYMKGYTRDCRKVGDIELELPDLGDDLLNQFLKKALHPDYKQRFADAADALGFLQGEAKAEKPGLKLRIKTHQVRVSGGRLYIGRTDDPKMDMKAEGEVLYIYDPNRYISRRHVEIAEINGKWFIRDLGSTNNTAIYRDGKWHVISKGKGTTSPWFELASGDIISLGYDEEKGPYIQIYVRI, encoded by the coding sequence ATGTCTGGTGAAGGTCTGCTCTCCGTCGGCGCGGTTCTGGGAGGTACCTACAAAGTCGTGCGACAACTAGGGCGGGGAGGCATGGCCGTGGTTTGGCTAGTGGAAGACAAGGAAAAAAACCTCTATGCCCTAAAGGAGCCTATTGTAAAGGGCGTCTCTCCAGAAAAGGCGAAGCAACACATCGCTTTCATCGACCACGAGAGAAAAATCTTGGCGCAGATAAGCCACCCCAATGTATTGAAGCTGTACGGAGCCTACAAAATGAAATATGGAGGCATGGAGCCAGTAATAATCCTCACCGAGTACCTCGACGGCGGCTCGCTGAGAGATATAAAAGAGCCCATGTCCGCAAAAGAGCTGAGAGACACAGCACGCCAGATACTCGAAGGTCTAGCCGCCGTCCACAAGCTAGACATTATTCACAGAGACATCAAGCCAAGCAACATAATGAGGGGACGCGGCGGCTTAAAAATCGTAGACTTCGGCACAGCGCTACACCGCTTCGAGAAGGCGCTTCAGATAGTGATCTCCCCCGGTTGCTACACGGCGCCTGAACAATCGGCCGGCGAGAGCCTCCCGCAGAGCGACGTGTGGTCTGTCGGCGCCACGTTGATATACCTAGCCACAAAAGAACTCCCCTATAAATACATGAAGGGGTACACAAGAGACTGCAGAAAAGTCGGCGACATCGAGCTAGAGCTACCAGATCTAGGCGACGATTTGCTAAACCAGTTTTTAAAAAAGGCGCTACACCCCGACTACAAACAAAGATTTGCAGACGCCGCAGACGCCCTCGGCTTCCTCCAGGGAGAGGCAAAGGCAGAGAAGCCCGGCCTAAAACTAAGAATAAAGACGCACCAAGTAAGAGTCTCCGGAGGGAGGCTCTACATAGGCAGAACCGACGACCCAAAAATGGACATGAAGGCAGAGGGGGAGGTGCTCTATATATACGACCCAAACCGCTACATATCCCGGCGCCACGTAGAAATAGCAGAAATCAACGGAAAGTGGTTTATCAGAGATCTAGGTAGCACAAACAACACCGCAATCTACAGAGACGGCAAGTGGCACGTCATATCAAAAGGCAAGGGCACCACCTCCCCGTGGTTTGAACTAGCGTCGGGAGACATCATATCGCTGGGATACGACGAAGAGAAAGGCCCCTACATACAGATATACGTAAGGATATGA
- a CDS encoding PIN domain-containing protein codes for MKLVLDTSALIYIVERRIDIGVLLEHEIHIPTAVVEELRTLSTRSRKARAAAQLLPLLRPRIVEKRGPADTAVVELAREIGAVLVTGDSALAERARREGVPVAKFHKGQLAIY; via the coding sequence GTGAAGCTGGTGCTAGACACCTCGGCCCTCATCTACATAGTAGAGCGCAGGATAGACATAGGGGTCTTGTTAGAACACGAAATACACATCCCAACGGCCGTGGTGGAGGAGCTCCGCACCCTCTCCACAAGGAGTAGAAAGGCGAGGGCCGCTGCGCAGTTGCTCCCCCTCCTAAGGCCGAGGATAGTGGAGAAGCGGGGCCCAGCCGACACGGCCGTGGTGGAGCTGGCGAGGGAGATAGGCGCCGTCTTGGTGACGGGGGACTCCGCCCTGGCCGAGCGCGCCAGGCGCGAGGGGGTGCCCGTGGCCAAGTTCCACAAGGGACAGCTCGCCATATATTGA